The following proteins are co-located in the Tistrella bauzanensis genome:
- a CDS encoding RidA family protein, protein MSGKIEARLAELGITLPVPAVPVANYVPYAVTGNLVYTSGQVPVADGAVAWKGKLGAERSIEDGVASARLCALNCIAQLKAACGGDLDRVKRIVKVVIFVSSAAGFNDQPKVGNGASDVLVEIFGDAGKHARSAVGVNELPLDVTTEVEIVAEIA, encoded by the coding sequence ATGTCGGGCAAGATCGAGGCGCGTCTCGCAGAACTGGGCATCACCCTGCCGGTGCCCGCCGTCCCCGTCGCGAATTACGTGCCATACGCCGTGACCGGCAATCTCGTCTACACCTCCGGCCAGGTGCCGGTCGCCGATGGCGCGGTTGCCTGGAAGGGCAAGCTCGGCGCCGAACGCTCGATCGAGGATGGCGTCGCCTCGGCGCGGCTGTGCGCGCTGAACTGCATCGCCCAGTTGAAGGCCGCCTGCGGTGGCGACCTCGACCGTGTGAAGCGGATCGTGAAGGTCGTGATCTTCGTCTCCTCGGCCGCCGGCTTCAACGATCAGCCCAAGGTCGGCAACGGCGCCTCCGACGTGCTGGTCGAGATCTTCGGCGACGCGGGCAAACATGCCCGCTCGGCCGTGGGGGTGAACGAACTGCCCCTGGACGTGACGACGGAAGTCGAGATCGTCGCCGAGATCGCCTGA
- a CDS encoding thiamine pyrophosphate-dependent enzyme yields MTTATTTDATAATITGGEAIIRTLIAHGIDTAFCVPGESYLAVLEGLRVHDDRIRLLVHRHETGAACAAEAWARARRLPGIAMVTRGPGASNAAHGVHVAAQDSTPLVLMVGQIATAEYGLEAFQEVDYTAMFGQAVKAVIEPRAAADCAGATARALRIAMAGRPGPVILVLPEDVTEGVLTGDAAATVPDISHGIAAHALDLAHLRAAAGLPGAAAVIAAAEALSQAARPIIIGGEIAAFDRAHGALDRLARLTGAGLATAFRRQDLVPADHPAWFGHLGLGRSPAQKRAFAEADLILIAGSRLDDVTTEGWTMPAADQTVIHLYPDADAIARAAGRNPHLPAHLLVGDVTASLDALSDRLADTIPPADRINWRDAIHGEVTRFAADPVRPVLGAVDMAAVVMTTASIAGPDAAVAIDAGNFAGFVHRYWPFTRPDTQFATQAGAMGYGLPAGLGAAAADDRRPVVVFAGDGGFMMTGQELATAVLERLPVKVIVVDNGVYGTILMHQTRRIGRGRDHGVVLSRPDFAMLARAYGAAGFTVERTEDFAGAFRAALAHDGPALVHVKTDPRDISAYGPLA; encoded by the coding sequence ATGACCACCGCCACCACCACTGACGCGACCGCCGCCACCATCACCGGCGGCGAGGCCATCATCCGCACGCTGATCGCCCATGGCATCGACACCGCGTTCTGCGTGCCGGGCGAAAGCTATCTGGCGGTGCTGGAAGGGTTGCGGGTGCATGACGACCGGATCCGCCTGCTGGTCCATCGCCACGAGACCGGCGCTGCCTGTGCCGCCGAAGCCTGGGCGCGGGCACGGCGCCTGCCGGGCATTGCCATGGTCACCCGTGGCCCCGGCGCCAGCAACGCGGCCCATGGCGTGCATGTGGCGGCGCAGGATTCAACGCCCCTGGTGCTGATGGTGGGCCAGATCGCCACCGCCGAATACGGGCTGGAGGCGTTCCAGGAGGTCGACTACACCGCCATGTTCGGCCAGGCGGTCAAGGCGGTGATCGAGCCGCGCGCCGCCGCCGACTGTGCCGGCGCCACCGCGCGCGCCCTGCGCATCGCCATGGCCGGCCGCCCCGGCCCGGTGATCCTGGTCCTGCCGGAAGACGTGACCGAGGGCGTGCTGACCGGGGATGCCGCCGCCACCGTGCCCGATATCAGCCACGGCATCGCCGCCCATGCGCTGGATCTGGCGCATCTGCGCGCCGCCGCCGGCCTGCCGGGTGCGGCGGCGGTGATCGCCGCCGCCGAGGCGCTGTCGCAGGCGGCGCGCCCGATCATCATCGGCGGCGAGATCGCGGCCTTCGACCGCGCCCATGGCGCGCTGGACCGGCTGGCCCGATTGACCGGCGCCGGGCTTGCCACCGCCTTCCGCCGCCAGGATCTGGTGCCGGCCGATCATCCGGCGTGGTTCGGGCATCTGGGACTGGGCCGCAGCCCGGCCCAGAAGCGTGCCTTCGCCGAAGCCGATCTGATCCTGATCGCCGGCAGCCGGCTGGACGACGTGACCACCGAGGGCTGGACGATGCCGGCCGCCGATCAGACCGTGATCCATCTCTATCCCGATGCGGATGCGATCGCCCGCGCCGCCGGACGAAACCCCCATCTGCCCGCGCATCTGCTGGTGGGCGACGTCACGGCCAGCCTGGATGCGCTGTCCGACCGGCTGGCCGATACCATCCCGCCGGCCGACCGGATCAACTGGCGTGATGCCATCCATGGCGAGGTCACGCGTTTCGCCGCCGATCCGGTGCGCCCGGTGCTGGGCGCCGTGGACATGGCGGCGGTCGTGATGACCACAGCCAGCATCGCCGGCCCCGATGCGGCGGTCGCGATCGATGCCGGCAATTTCGCGGGCTTCGTGCATCGCTACTGGCCGTTCACCCGTCCCGACACGCAGTTCGCCACCCAGGCCGGCGCCATGGGCTATGGCCTGCCCGCCGGGCTGGGGGCGGCGGCGGCCGATGACCGGCGCCCGGTGGTGGTGTTCGCCGGCGATGGCGGCTTCATGATGACCGGCCAGGAACTGGCCACCGCCGTGCTGGAACGGCTGCCGGTCAAGGTAATCGTGGTCGACAATGGCGTCTATGGCACCATTCTGATGCACCAGACCCGCCGCATCGGCCGTGGGCGCGACCATGGCGTGGTGCTGTCGCGGCCCGATTTCGCGATGCTGGCCCGCGCCTATGGCGCCGCCGGCTTCACGGTGGAGCGGACGGAGGATTTCGCCGGGGCATTCCGCGCGGCACTTGCCCATGACGGCCCGGCGCTGGTGCATGTGAAGACCGACCCGCGCGACATCTCGGCCTATGGCCCCCTGGCCTGA
- a CDS encoding DUF898 family protein, with the protein MDQPALAVTALAVTALAPTAPEPAAPEPARWVRFHGRRPTFRRLVMRGALLELLTAGFYRFWLATDIRRHLWSHTLIDGDPLEYVGRARELLIGFLVATAILVPVYLAYFLIGLEATRLQAFAGLPLVLVLYVFAGFAAYRSRRYRVTRTVWRGLRASMTGSGIGYALRMVAWDLLVVISLGLALPWRQAALERYKMRHTAYGTLAGAFDGTGGALFRRGWPLWLLAIPGVLLIIPIPFLVAAFRAILWQWWVSNIRFGAVRFHSYLDRDSLFGCYWKATGWAVLLAVMMGLWLGGVLGIAAALATAPVPGGTPDYAMAFQHPLVVAGIAIGYLLMVLGLGVVIRIYLTRDIWARIAETTAIHGLSAADGVTGQGSAADALGEGFAGGFDLNLGGI; encoded by the coding sequence ATGGACCAGCCCGCCCTGGCAGTCACCGCCCTGGCAGTCACCGCCCTGGCACCGACAGCCCCGGAACCGGCAGCCCCGGAACCGGCCCGCTGGGTGCGGTTCCATGGCCGGCGCCCGACCTTCCGGCGGCTGGTGATGCGCGGGGCGCTGCTCGAACTGCTGACCGCCGGCTTCTATCGGTTCTGGCTGGCCACCGATATCCGCCGGCATCTGTGGTCGCATACCCTGATCGATGGCGACCCGCTGGAATATGTCGGCCGGGCGCGCGAGCTGCTGATCGGCTTTCTGGTCGCCACCGCCATCCTGGTGCCGGTCTATCTGGCCTATTTCCTGATCGGGCTTGAGGCGACACGGCTGCAGGCCTTCGCCGGCCTGCCGCTGGTGCTTGTGCTGTATGTGTTCGCGGGCTTCGCCGCCTATCGGTCGCGGCGCTATCGGGTCACCCGCACGGTCTGGCGGGGCCTGCGCGCCTCGATGACCGGATCGGGGATCGGCTATGCGCTGCGGATGGTGGCCTGGGATCTGCTGGTGGTGATCAGCCTGGGGCTGGCGCTGCCATGGCGGCAGGCGGCGCTGGAACGCTATAAGATGCGCCACACCGCCTATGGCACGCTGGCGGGCGCCTTCGACGGCACCGGCGGCGCCCTGTTCCGGCGGGGCTGGCCCTTATGGCTGCTGGCAATCCCCGGCGTGCTGCTGATCATTCCCATCCCGTTCCTGGTGGCCGCTTTCCGCGCGATCCTGTGGCAGTGGTGGGTGTCGAACATCCGCTTCGGCGCGGTGCGCTTTCACAGCTATCTGGACCGCGACAGCCTGTTCGGCTGCTATTGGAAGGCCACCGGCTGGGCCGTGCTGCTGGCGGTGATGATGGGCCTGTGGCTCGGCGGTGTGCTGGGTATTGCCGCCGCGCTGGCGACGGCGCCGGTGCCGGGAGGCACGCCTGATTATGCCATGGCATTTCAGCACCCGCTGGTGGTGGCCGGCATCGCCATCGGCTATCTGCTGATGGTGCTGGGGTTGGGGGTGGTGATCCGGATCTATCTGACCCGCGATATCTGGGCGCGGATCGCCGAGACCACCGCCATCCATGGTCTGTCGGCCGCCGATGGCGTCACCGGCCAGGGCAGCGCCGCCGATGCGCTGGGCGAAGGCTTTGCCGGCGGGTTCGACCTCAATCTGGGCGGGATCTGA
- a CDS encoding M48 family metallopeptidase, producing the protein MPPDQADRPPAVFYDGASNRRHPVRLVTGPDLAMEEDGVTIARWAYGDIRRADGDGRLRLRCLSGPPLARLEIADEALAASLLARLPASGRDAGRGHGRARQIVGWSLAACVSILALVLYGIPFAAGRLAPLVPLSVEQRLGDATDTRLRAMLGGRVCTRPDGAAALARMVEALGTAGGIARPVEVLVLSSPVANAVTLPGGRIYVFDGLLRKAETPDELAGLIAHEMGHVHNRDGLRTVIRAGGTSFLIGLLFGDVTGGAAIIFAANALLDAAQSRDAERVADDFAAATVTALGRPPAAFGDLLVRITGSDSRGTILDSHPVSVERLDRLAAAPGTAQTLSSGPALLDDAGWQALRQICADAATGSHPGPDGPKGPVRRSDKQNRP; encoded by the coding sequence ATGCCTCCCGACCAGGCGGATCGGCCGCCGGCGGTTTTCTACGACGGCGCCTCGAACCGCAGGCATCCGGTGCGGCTTGTCACGGGCCCCGATCTGGCGATGGAGGAAGACGGCGTCACCATCGCGCGCTGGGCGTATGGCGACATCCGGCGTGCCGACGGCGATGGCCGGCTGCGCCTGCGCTGCCTGTCGGGCCCGCCACTGGCCCGGCTGGAGATCGCCGACGAGGCCCTGGCGGCCAGCCTGCTCGCCCGCCTGCCGGCGTCGGGGCGCGACGCGGGTCGTGGCCATGGCCGCGCCCGCCAGATCGTCGGCTGGTCGCTGGCGGCCTGTGTGTCGATCCTGGCCCTTGTCCTCTATGGCATCCCCTTCGCCGCCGGCCGGCTGGCGCCGCTGGTGCCGTTGAGCGTGGAACAGCGCCTGGGCGATGCCACCGACACACGGCTGCGCGCCATGCTCGGCGGCCGGGTCTGCACCCGCCCCGATGGCGCGGCGGCCCTGGCGCGGATGGTGGAGGCGCTCGGCACGGCCGGCGGCATCGCCCGCCCGGTCGAGGTGCTGGTGCTGTCATCGCCGGTCGCCAATGCGGTAACCCTGCCCGGCGGGCGGATCTATGTTTTCGACGGCCTGTTGCGCAAAGCGGAAACCCCGGATGAACTGGCCGGGCTGATCGCCCACGAGATGGGCCATGTCCACAATCGCGACGGCCTGCGCACGGTGATCCGGGCCGGCGGCACCTCGTTTCTGATCGGCCTGCTGTTCGGCGACGTCACCGGTGGCGCCGCGATCATCTTCGCGGCCAACGCCCTGCTCGATGCCGCGCAGTCGCGCGATGCCGAGCGCGTGGCCGATGATTTCGCCGCCGCCACCGTCACCGCCCTGGGGCGTCCGCCCGCCGCCTTCGGCGACTTGCTGGTGCGCATCACCGGCAGCGACAGCCGGGGGACGATCCTTGACAGCCACCCGGTCAGTGTCGAACGGCTCGACCGGCTGGCAGCGGCGCCCGGCACCGCCCAGACGCTGTCATCAGGACCGGCCCTTCTGGATGATGCCGGCTGGCAGGCCCTGCGGCAGATCTGCGCCGATGCCGCCACCGGCTCTCATCCTGGCCCCGATGGCCCCAAAGGCCCGGTCCGGCGGTCGGACAAGCAGAACCGGCCCTGA
- a CDS encoding SDR family NAD(P)-dependent oxidoreductase: MSPIPASCTAAPSRIVLVTGASKGIGRGAALHFLGAGDIVHGCTRGDAGIDHAAYHHHTLDVADEAAVKAMCGRIRRTHGRIDVLVNAAGIASMNHALLTPAATLDAMLRTNVVGSFVCAREAARLMRPEARRKDAQDDIDAADTGSPPAGGRIINLTSVAVPLRLAGAAAYAASKAAVESLTGTLARELAPQGITVNAVGPGPVRTRLTRTVPAETIDRLLAAQAVPRLAAMDEVVRVIDFLAAPGAAMVTGQVIYLGGVFA, translated from the coding sequence ATGTCGCCCATACCCGCATCCTGCACGGCCGCGCCATCGCGGATCGTGCTGGTCACCGGTGCCAGCAAGGGCATCGGTCGCGGCGCGGCCCTGCATTTTCTGGGCGCGGGCGACATCGTTCATGGCTGCACGCGCGGTGATGCCGGCATCGATCATGCCGCCTATCACCATCATACGCTGGATGTGGCCGACGAGGCGGCGGTGAAGGCGATGTGCGGCCGCATCCGCCGCACCCATGGCCGGATCGACGTGCTGGTCAACGCCGCCGGTATCGCATCGATGAACCATGCCCTGCTGACCCCGGCGGCGACGCTGGACGCCATGCTGCGCACCAATGTCGTCGGCAGCTTCGTCTGCGCGCGGGAAGCCGCCCGCCTGATGCGGCCCGAGGCGCGACGGAAGGATGCACAAGACGACATCGATGCCGCCGATACCGGATCGCCGCCAGCCGGTGGCCGGATCATCAATCTGACCAGCGTCGCCGTGCCGCTGCGGCTGGCGGGTGCCGCCGCCTATGCCGCGTCGAAGGCCGCGGTCGAAAGCCTGACCGGCACCCTGGCCCGCGAACTGGCGCCGCAGGGCATCACCGTCAATGCCGTCGGTCCGGGGCCGGTGCGCACCCGCCTGACCCGCACCGTGCCGGCCGAGACCATCGACCGGCTGCTTGCGGCCCAGGCGGTGCCGCGTCTGGCCGCCATGGACGAGGTGGTGCGGGTGATCGATTTCCTGGCCGCACCGGGGGCCGCCATGGTGACCGGCCAGGTCATCTATCTGGGAGGGGTGTTCGCATGA
- a CDS encoding ANL family adenylate-forming protein, with protein MTDAADRFLDRLRALGPRVALIDAATGIETSFADLADAADQARHKLAAAGIGPGAVAKLDGEAAAGTLALLLALQSLGAVTALDTSTVAAERADKAALAGAGWRLAPEDRHQPQALPPSGEAPAPLVAALAASGRAGLILFSSGTTGRPKAMLHDLDRLTDSYIAGDPRAKSVRLLLFLMFDHIGGINTIFASLAQGTTLVLPAARTPDGVAAAIAAHRVGVLPASPTFLNLMLMSGVAARHDLSCLRMITYGTEPMPDGLLALLRGRLPRARLLQTFGTSETGIVSTVSKASDSLLMRFDDDAVEHRVVDGELWLRSRRRILGYLNHSMEAFTDDGWFRTGDLVEEAGDGFLKVKGRAKEIINVGGEKVFPAEVEGVLMASGLVADCKVFGQPNAITGQSVWAEVVPAGNDGGPDLVKAVKAHARSRLDAFKVPVRVKVVTDIPYSARFKKLIAREAS; from the coding sequence ATGACTGACGCCGCCGATCGCTTCCTGGACCGGTTGCGCGCGCTGGGACCGCGCGTGGCGCTGATCGATGCCGCGACCGGTATCGAGACCAGCTTCGCCGATCTGGCCGACGCCGCCGATCAAGCCCGCCACAAGCTTGCCGCCGCCGGCATCGGCCCCGGTGCCGTGGCGAAGCTGGATGGCGAGGCGGCGGCCGGCACGCTGGCCCTGCTGCTGGCCCTGCAAAGCCTGGGGGCGGTGACGGCGCTCGATACCTCGACCGTGGCGGCGGAACGAGCCGACAAGGCGGCACTGGCCGGCGCAGGCTGGCGGCTGGCGCCGGAAGACAGGCACCAGCCGCAGGCGCTGCCGCCATCCGGCGAGGCCCCGGCGCCGCTGGTGGCGGCGCTTGCGGCCAGCGGTCGTGCCGGGCTGATCCTGTTCAGCAGCGGCACCACCGGCCGGCCGAAGGCGATGCTCCACGATCTGGACCGGCTGACCGACAGCTATATCGCCGGCGATCCGCGCGCCAAATCGGTGCGGCTGCTGCTGTTCCTGATGTTCGACCATATCGGCGGCATCAACACCATCTTCGCAAGTCTCGCCCAGGGCACCACGCTGGTTCTGCCCGCTGCCCGCACGCCCGACGGTGTCGCGGCCGCGATCGCCGCCCACCGGGTCGGCGTGCTGCCGGCCTCGCCCACCTTCCTGAACCTGATGCTGATGAGCGGGGTTGCCGCACGCCACGATCTGTCATGCCTGCGGATGATCACCTATGGCACCGAACCGATGCCCGACGGGTTGCTGGCCTTGCTGCGCGGCCGGCTGCCACGGGCGCGGCTGCTACAGACCTTCGGCACCTCCGAGACCGGCATCGTGTCCACCGTCAGCAAGGCATCCGACAGCCTGCTGATGCGCTTCGACGATGACGCGGTCGAACACCGGGTGGTGGATGGCGAATTGTGGCTGCGCAGCCGGCGGCGGATCCTGGGCTATCTGAACCACAGCATGGAGGCCTTCACCGATGACGGCTGGTTCCGCACCGGCGATCTGGTGGAGGAGGCCGGCGACGGCTTCCTGAAGGTGAAGGGCCGCGCCAAGGAGATCATCAATGTCGGCGGCGAGAAGGTGTTTCCGGCCGAGGTGGAAGGCGTGCTGATGGCATCGGGTCTGGTGGCCGACTGCAAGGTCTTCGGCCAGCCCAACGCCATCACCGGCCAGAGCGTCTGGGCCGAGGTCGTGCCGGCCGGCAATGATGGCGGCCCCGATCTGGTCAAGGCGGTCAAGGCCCATGCCCGCAGCCGTCTGGACGCGTTCAAGGTGCCGGTGCGGGTGAAGGTGGTCACCGACATTCCCTATTCGGCCCGGTTCAAGAAGCTGATCGCGCGGGAGGCGTCATGA
- a CDS encoding acetyltransferase, producing MTDLVIFGSGGFAQEVAAYAADAGFRLRGFLDVSDQAWRSHGAPEPGWLGREEDYRPDGTELFALGIADTAIRARLIARWFEAPDSDGGGGWPAATIIHPTATIMPGATIGAGSVMGPRSHVGVKARPGRFTVMNYGCSFGHDGVSGCNNVLASGVHLAGYVTLGADNFFGISASVQPRLTLGDRNRIQAGVSVASDVGSGAFVFRKDQPKTAFLFTAPILAADTAGEG from the coding sequence ATGACCGATCTGGTGATCTTCGGGTCGGGCGGCTTCGCCCAGGAGGTCGCGGCCTATGCCGCCGATGCCGGCTTCCGGTTGCGTGGCTTCCTCGACGTCTCGGACCAGGCATGGCGGAGCCATGGCGCGCCCGAGCCGGGCTGGCTGGGCCGCGAGGAGGACTATCGCCCCGACGGCACCGAACTCTTCGCGCTGGGCATCGCCGACACCGCCATCCGCGCGCGGCTGATCGCCCGCTGGTTCGAGGCTCCAGACAGTGACGGCGGCGGCGGCTGGCCGGCGGCAACCATCATCCACCCCACCGCCACCATCATGCCGGGCGCCACGATCGGCGCCGGATCGGTGATGGGGCCGCGGTCGCATGTCGGCGTCAAGGCGCGGCCCGGCCGGTTCACCGTGATGAATTACGGCTGCTCCTTCGGTCATGACGGCGTGTCGGGCTGCAACAACGTGCTGGCATCGGGCGTGCATCTGGCGGGCTATGTGACGCTCGGCGCCGATAATTTCTTCGGCATAAGCGCCTCGGTCCAGCCACGCCTGACGCTGGGTGACCGTAACCGTATCCAGGCCGGCGTGTCGGTGGCCTCCGATGTCGGCTCCGGCGCCTTCGTGTTCCGCAAGGACCAGCCGAAGACCGCCTTTCTGTTCACCGCCCCCATCCTCGCCGCCGATACCGCCGGCGAGGGCTGA
- a CDS encoding NAD(P)/FAD-dependent oxidoreductase — protein sequence MSDPVLIIGAGPAGCVAALTLRRRGRDVILLERASEPAYKIGESLLPGTLSLLDRLGLMDRINERGFVSKPSATFVWGMGQAPWTFSFATPRPEPWIYDHAIQVYRQEFDGLLLDAARDAGVDVRMGHAVTTIDYDHSDGVLVRARTVEGDHEVVLPGSYVVDATGQNGLIARELNLRRYDEFYRSLAVWNYYPAIRKFTGDLDGTTFSITFEKGWVWMIPLKDGTYSVGAVVDVDNAGDIHETGRQAFLDQCLRSAPEVASIVDLDDPRAEPRIIREWSYNAEKMSVGRAFLAGDSACFTDPLFSQGVHLATQSGVYAGAAIDFLLDNPDRADDIHAWYDAAYRESYSQYHEFLASFYSYASEVMPASTFWSKRRVQGLGDKRFSDKAWFARMTGQAAAETAGEDELLRDFVNRSGNMISLGQHLRTELTDDFTEEELAAKRVQWIGKLTRSLNRIDRFEWTGGEVSLVPTFKVDPLSFQLVERQLVADDTGRRMVKYPMTDAHRAVLAGLKTERVGYRDLVKRLKQADDGPDLSSQMIIRLIEAGMLKGYDRSDAPVQVQHRLRFDGVGAEYEV from the coding sequence ATGTCCGATCCCGTCCTGATCATCGGTGCCGGCCCGGCCGGCTGTGTTGCCGCCCTGACCCTGCGCCGCCGCGGCCGCGACGTCATCCTGCTGGAGCGGGCATCGGAGCCCGCCTACAAGATCGGCGAATCGCTGCTGCCCGGCACCCTGTCGCTGCTCGACCGGCTCGGGCTGATGGACCGCATCAACGAACGCGGCTTCGTCTCCAAACCCTCCGCCACCTTCGTCTGGGGCATGGGGCAGGCGCCGTGGACCTTCTCCTTCGCCACCCCGCGTCCCGAGCCCTGGATCTATGACCATGCCATCCAGGTCTATCGGCAGGAATTCGACGGCCTGCTGCTGGATGCCGCCCGCGATGCCGGGGTGGATGTGCGCATGGGCCACGCCGTCACCACCATCGATTACGACCACAGCGACGGCGTGCTGGTGCGGGCCCGCACGGTGGAGGGCGATCACGAGGTCGTGCTGCCCGGCAGCTATGTGGTCGATGCCACCGGTCAGAACGGGTTGATCGCGCGGGAACTGAACCTGCGCCGCTATGACGAATTCTATCGCTCGCTGGCGGTGTGGAACTATTACCCGGCGATCCGCAAATTCACCGGCGACCTGGACGGCACCACCTTCTCGATCACCTTCGAGAAGGGCTGGGTGTGGATGATCCCGCTGAAGGACGGCACTTATTCGGTGGGCGCCGTGGTCGATGTCGACAATGCCGGCGACATCCACGAAACCGGCCGGCAGGCGTTTCTGGACCAGTGCCTGCGATCGGCGCCCGAGGTCGCGAGCATCGTCGATCTGGACGATCCCCGCGCCGAGCCGCGGATCATCCGCGAATGGTCGTACAATGCCGAGAAGATGTCGGTCGGCCGCGCTTTCCTTGCCGGCGACAGCGCCTGCTTCACCGATCCGCTGTTCTCGCAAGGGGTGCATCTGGCCACCCAGTCGGGCGTCTATGCCGGCGCCGCGATCGACTTCCTGCTCGACAATCCCGACCGCGCCGACGACATCCACGCCTGGTACGATGCCGCCTATCGCGAGAGCTATTCGCAGTATCACGAGTTTCTGGCCTCGTTCTACAGCTATGCGTCCGAGGTGATGCCGGCCTCGACCTTCTGGTCGAAGCGACGGGTGCAGGGGCTGGGCGACAAGCGGTTCAGCGACAAGGCCTGGTTTGCCCGCATGACCGGTCAGGCCGCCGCCGAGACCGCCGGCGAGGATGAATTGCTGCGCGATTTCGTCAACCGCTCGGGCAACATGATCAGCCTGGGCCAGCATCTGCGCACCGAATTGACCGATGACTTCACGGAAGAGGAACTGGCCGCCAAGCGCGTGCAGTGGATCGGCAAGTTGACCCGCAGCCTGAACCGCATCGACCGGTTCGAATGGACCGGCGGCGAGGTCTCGCTGGTGCCGACCTTCAAGGTCGACCCGCTGAGCTTCCAACTGGTCGAACGCCAGCTCGTGGCCGACGACACCGGGCGGCGGATGGTGAAATACCCGATGACCGATGCCCATCGTGCGGTGCTGGCCGGCCTGAAGACGGAGCGGGTTGGCTATCGCGATCTGGTCAAGCGGCTGAAGCAGGCCGATGACGGCCCCGATCTGTCGTCGCAGATGATCATCCGGCTGATCGAGGCCGGGATGCTGAAAGGCTATGACCGCAGCGATGCGCCGGTCCAGGTCCAGCACCGTCTGCGCTTCGACGGCGTCGGTGCGGAATACGAGGTCTGA
- a CDS encoding RBBP9/YdeN family alpha/beta hydrolase, with translation MPVTDADAVPRRTVVIVPGLGGSGPNHWQSLWGAENPGWRWVRQRDWDHPVADEWLASLEEAVALAPSPVVLVAHSLACAMVVRWAETSARAGRIAAALLVSPADVDSPDHTPDEARVFAPVGMGRLPFPTLVVASTDDPFVAPERARAFAAAWGADLVEIRDAGHINADSGFGVWPLGQDLLRELIEDG, from the coding sequence ATGCCCGTGACCGATGCAGATGCCGTGCCGCGCCGGACCGTGGTGATCGTGCCGGGGCTTGGCGGGTCCGGCCCCAACCACTGGCAGAGCCTGTGGGGCGCGGAAAACCCCGGCTGGCGGTGGGTCCGGCAACGCGACTGGGACCACCCGGTCGCCGATGAATGGCTGGCGTCATTGGAAGAGGCGGTGGCGTTGGCGCCGTCGCCGGTGGTGCTGGTGGCGCACAGCCTGGCCTGCGCCATGGTGGTGCGCTGGGCGGAGACATCCGCCCGCGCCGGCAGGATCGCCGCCGCCCTTCTGGTCTCGCCGGCGGATGTCGACAGCCCCGACCACACCCCTGACGAGGCCAGGGTCTTTGCCCCTGTGGGCATGGGCCGGCTGCCCTTCCCCACCCTGGTGGTGGCCAGCACCGATGATCCGTTCGTGGCACCGGAACGCGCCCGCGCCTTCGCGGCCGCCTGGGGCGCCGATCTGGTCGAGATCCGCGACGCCGGACACATCAATGCCGACAGCGGCTTCGGGGTCTGGCCGCTGGGCCAGGATCTGCTGCGTGAACTGATCGAGGACGGCTGA